In one Silene latifolia isolate original U9 population chromosome 10, ASM4854445v1, whole genome shotgun sequence genomic region, the following are encoded:
- the LOC141606939 gene encoding cold-regulated 413 plasma membrane protein 4-like, with the protein MSHACCSYLLILDRTNWKTNILTGLLVPYLFFSLALVLFAFFRGQLGMWVAFIAVVLRLFFPRQFPEWLELPGAIILIIVVAPDWIADTLRDNVVGATVCLVIGCYLLQEHLRASGGFRNSFTRANGISNSFDIVLLMVFPGIVC; encoded by the exons ATGTCTCATGCATGTTGCAGTTATTTGCTGATATTGGATCGCACAAATTGGAAGACGAATATTCTGACAGGATTGTTGGTGCCTTACCTCTTCTTTAGTCTTGCATTGGTGTTGTTTGCCTTCTTCAG GGGACAGCTCGGAATGTGGGTTGCTTTCATAGCAGTTGTACTGCGCCTTTTCTTCCCACGTCAATTCcctg AATGGCTAGAATTGCCAGGTGCGATAATTCTGATAATAGTGGTGGCTCCTGATTGGATTGCCGACACTCTTCGAGATAACGTGGTTGGGGCAACAGTGTGTTTAGTGATTGGGTGTTACTTGTTGCAAGAGCACCTTCGAGCTTCTGGTGGATTCAGGAATTCATTCACAAGGGCAAATGGCATATCAAACTCATTCGACATTGTTCTTTTAATGGTTTTTCCAGGGATTGTATGCTAA